A region of Veillonellaceae bacterium DNA encodes the following proteins:
- a CDS encoding transketolase family protein, producing the protein MGKATRDAYGEVLKELGGENPDIVVLDADLSSSTKTQVFAKAYPDRFFNTGIAEANMMGVAAGLAAAGKIPFASTFAVFGAGRAYEQIRNSICYPKLNVKIAVTHSGLTVGEDGATHQMLEDISLMRALPNMTVIVPADGEETKAAVRWAASYHGPVYIRMGRAKCEDITPVGHVFKPGCCTTLREGSDLTIIACGIMVEKAVQASDELSKQGISARVLNMSSIKPIDEAAINKAASETGAILTCEEHTVKGGLGGAVAEVLCLNKPVPMSMIGTNDTFGESGKAEDLLKKYNLTSDHIVEEAVKLITRK; encoded by the coding sequence ATGGGTAAAGCTACGCGTGACGCTTATGGTGAAGTTTTAAAAGAATTAGGTGGAGAAAATCCGGACATTGTCGTATTAGATGCTGATTTATCTTCATCAACAAAAACTCAGGTATTTGCTAAAGCCTACCCTGATCGTTTTTTCAATACCGGTATTGCCGAAGCAAATATGATGGGTGTAGCCGCAGGCTTGGCTGCTGCAGGGAAAATTCCGTTTGCATCCACATTTGCGGTTTTCGGGGCTGGCAGAGCCTATGAACAGATCAGAAACTCTATCTGCTATCCTAAATTGAACGTTAAGATCGCTGTAACACATTCAGGTCTGACTGTTGGCGAAGATGGTGCTACCCATCAGATGCTCGAGGATATTTCTCTGATGAGAGCATTGCCTAATATGACTGTAATTGTTCCTGCAGATGGTGAGGAAACAAAAGCTGCAGTACGCTGGGCAGCTTCCTATCATGGTCCTGTTTATATCAGGATGGGCCGTGCCAAATGCGAAGACATCACACCGGTTGGCCATGTTTTCAAGCCGGGATGCTGCACTACTTTAAGAGAGGGCAGTGATTTGACGATTATCGCCTGCGGAATCATGGTCGAAAAGGCAGTACAGGCCTCTGATGAATTATCAAAGCAGGGAATTTCTGCCAGAGTTCTTAACATGAGCTCTATTAAGCCGATTGATGAAGCTGCCATTAACAAAGCTGCTTCTGAAACTGGTGCCATTCTTACATGTGAAGAACACACAGTCAAAGGCGGCTTAGGCGGGGCCGTTGCTGAAGTTCTCTGCCTGAATAAACCGGTTCCCATGTCTATGATCGGTACGAATGACACATTTGGCGAATCTGGCAAAGCAGAAGATTTATTAAAGAAATACAATCTGACTTCAGATCATATTGTAGAAGAGGCAGTAAAACTTATCACTAGGAAGTGA
- the prfB gene encoding peptide chain release factor 2, producing the protein MHFDLPRLKERIKSYDVQMSDPTFWNDADKAREISQKATEAKDAYETYTNLFQRAESLKDILDLAIEEDDQEMEPEVAEELAEVKAILDKKEIELLLSGQYDKNNAIITFHAGAGGTEAQDWTEMLIRMYIKWAESEGFTIEELNMLPGDEAGIKSAEYMVKGEYAYGFLKSEKGVHRLVRISPFDAAKRRHTSFSAVDVMPEISDDVQVDLNMADVRVDYYRSSGAGGQHINKTSSAVRMTHIPTGIVAACQNERSQFQNKEQCLRLLRAKLYELELKKRENMTKEIEGEQQPIEWGSQIRSYVFQPYTLVKDNRTGVETGNIQGVMDGDLNPFIEGYLKMNKFNSKAQ; encoded by the coding sequence ATTCACTTTGACTTACCTAGACTGAAAGAACGAATTAAGAGCTATGACGTCCAGATGAGCGATCCGACATTCTGGAATGATGCTGACAAAGCCAGAGAAATTTCCCAGAAGGCAACGGAAGCAAAGGATGCTTATGAAACATATACAAATCTGTTCCAGCGGGCAGAAAGCTTAAAGGATATCCTTGACCTGGCAATCGAAGAGGATGACCAGGAAATGGAGCCTGAGGTTGCAGAAGAATTAGCCGAGGTCAAGGCAATCCTTGATAAAAAGGAAATAGAACTTCTTCTGAGTGGCCAGTATGACAAGAATAATGCCATTATCACGTTCCATGCCGGTGCTGGTGGTACGGAAGCTCAGGATTGGACAGAGATGCTCATAAGAATGTATATCAAATGGGCTGAATCAGAAGGTTTTACGATAGAAGAACTCAATATGCTCCCAGGCGATGAAGCTGGTATAAAGAGTGCGGAATACATGGTCAAGGGAGAGTATGCTTACGGTTTCCTGAAATCCGAAAAAGGTGTTCACAGACTTGTCAGGATATCTCCGTTTGACGCTGCCAAACGACGCCATACTTCATTCTCTGCTGTTGATGTAATGCCGGAAATCAGCGATGATGTCCAGGTGGACTTGAATATGGCCGATGTCAGAGTCGATTACTATCGTTCGAGCGGAGCAGGCGGACAGCACATTAACAAAACAAGTTCAGCTGTCCGTATGACACATATTCCTACCGGTATTGTGGCAGCCTGCCAAAACGAACGTTCACAGTTCCAGAATAAAGAGCAGTGCTTAAGACTCCTTCGCGCAAAGCTTTATGAACTAGAATTGAAAAAGCGTGAAAACATGACAAAGGAAATTGAGGGCGAGCAGCAGCCTATTGAATGGGGCAGCCAGATTCGTTCCTATGTTTTCCAGCCGTACACACTGGTAAAAGATAACAGGACTGGTGTAGAAACAGGCAATATCCAGGGTGTCATGGACGGAGATCTGAATCCATTTATCGAAGGTTACCTGAAGATGAACAAGTTCAACTCCAAGGCACAGTAA
- the ftsE gene encoding cell division ATP-binding protein FtsE — translation MITFDHVSLNYDARHTALSNINIHIDKGEFVFIVGPSGAGKSTFVKILTHELVPETGSVIVNNIKINKLKPSKVPYYRRSLGIVFQDFRLLSEKTVFENIAFVLRVTGAKSKDIKERVNKVLDLVGLRGKEKELPSKLSGGEQQRVAIARALVNQPTLLIADEPTGNLDPKTSEEIMKLFTEINHMGTTIIMVTHNKDLVNAMHKRVVNIEEGHIVNDVKKGGYDLNV, via the coding sequence ATGATTACTTTTGATCATGTGTCATTAAATTATGATGCCAGACATACTGCTTTAAGCAATATAAATATACATATCGACAAAGGCGAGTTCGTTTTTATCGTAGGCCCCAGCGGAGCTGGGAAGTCAACCTTTGTTAAGATACTCACTCATGAATTAGTTCCTGAAACTGGTTCTGTCATTGTAAATAATATCAAGATCAATAAGCTCAAACCCAGCAAAGTACCTTATTACAGAAGAAGTCTTGGAATTGTATTCCAGGATTTCAGACTGCTGTCCGAAAAAACAGTCTTTGAGAATATAGCTTTTGTACTGAGGGTTACCGGTGCAAAATCGAAAGACATCAAGGAAAGGGTTAATAAGGTTCTCGACCTTGTAGGACTTCGTGGAAAGGAAAAAGAGCTTCCGAGCAAATTATCCGGTGGTGAACAGCAGAGAGTTGCTATTGCGCGTGCTTTAGTTAATCAGCCCACATTACTTATCGCCGACGAACCGACGGGCAATCTGGACCCTAAGACATCCGAAGAAATTATGAAGCTTTTTACCGAAATCAATCATATGGGAACAACTATCATCATGGTTACCCATAACAAAGATCTGGTTAATGCTATGCATAAAAGGGTTGTAAATATTGAGGAGGGACATATTGTCAATGATGTGAAGAAAGGTGGCTATGATCTAAATGTTTAG
- the csaB gene encoding polysaccharide pyruvyl transferase CsaB: protein MANYKIVISGYYGFNNAGDEAMLSAIIQSLRGTFDTPEITVISGSPAKTSRVFDVKAIPRFGMFPIIKSIFRSDLIISGGGSLLQDVTSWKSMIYYLSIITLGVLFRKRVFLYSQGIGPVRYRVIRIVLKHVLNHVDVITVRDKESKGFLERLGVKRRIYTTADAVLSLHPPKLEPGRAILDEEGIPADKKIIGVAIRRWDKKYSWTNDLISYINKIASLKDYAVVFIPMQSPDDRVASEEIAGNFAKENIFRLQGGYTLDELISIIGNCNLIVGMRLHALIFSALMRVPFIGISYDPKIDNFLSLIGLEPGASVQHLDAEKLYNKTCHILEHGMPSEVWDSVQDLQHYAGENANILKRFVETKEETR, encoded by the coding sequence ATGGCAAATTATAAGATCGTAATCTCTGGCTATTATGGTTTTAATAACGCCGGTGATGAAGCCATGCTGTCAGCCATAATACAGTCACTGAGAGGTACCTTTGATACTCCGGAGATTACTGTTATTTCTGGTTCTCCAGCCAAAACATCCAGAGTTTTTGATGTTAAAGCAATTCCGCGCTTCGGCATGTTTCCTATCATAAAAAGTATATTCCGTTCTGATCTCATCATAAGCGGAGGCGGAAGCCTCCTGCAGGATGTGACCAGCTGGAAAAGCATGATTTATTATTTATCCATTATTACACTGGGAGTATTATTCAGGAAACGAGTCTTCCTTTATTCACAGGGGATAGGACCTGTCAGATACCGTGTAATCAGAATTGTACTGAAACATGTCCTTAATCATGTGGATGTTATAACGGTCAGGGATAAGGAATCAAAAGGGTTTCTTGAAAGATTGGGTGTCAAACGCAGGATATATACAACTGCTGATGCTGTCCTTTCACTGCATCCTCCTAAACTGGAACCCGGAAGAGCAATTCTTGATGAAGAGGGAATTCCTGCCGATAAGAAAATCATTGGCGTTGCTATCAGACGCTGGGATAAAAAATATTCCTGGACGAATGATTTGATTTCCTACATTAATAAGATTGCTTCGTTGAAAGATTATGCTGTTGTCTTTATACCGATGCAGTCACCTGATGACAGAGTGGCTTCCGAAGAAATAGCAGGAAATTTTGCTAAGGAAAATATTTTCCGTCTGCAGGGCGGATATACTCTGGACGAATTAATTTCCATTATCGGCAATTGTAATCTGATTGTTGGAATGAGACTGCATGCTTTGATATTTTCTGCACTGATGAGGGTTCCCTTTATCGGGATTTCCTATGACCCCAAAATAGATAACTTTTTGAGTTTGATTGGTCTTGAACCGGGCGCTTCAGTGCAACATCTGGATGCAGAAAAGTTGTATAATAAGACATGTCACATTCTTGAACACGGAATGCCTTCCGAGGTATGGGATTCTGTTCAAGATCTTCAACATTATGCAGGTGAAAATGCTAATATTCTGAAACGCTTTGTTGAAACAAAGGAGGAAACCAGATGA
- a CDS encoding peptidoglycan DD-metalloendopeptidase family protein codes for MNRKNQFALSIIIACTLAASSYQGTFADDLDDQLQDIQGQIDESRNSQANWQEIIDQVNVKLRAIQVDLDAANARLKDIQNQQAQINAQIKQTQEEIRKAQEHLLQRQKVLNQRVRSIYMHGQLNYLEVITGAKSFSDFANRLELLKRVIRSDYNLILEIQNQKAQIEAKEEQLEKDKARLDALAQEAQKAQSQIAAKKAEQQKVLDDAKDNKAAAAQMEQDLIAESKRVHNLIQERLRQQEAARQAASQSGGEAPSYTQGSGVLSWPCNGPITSPYGYRVHPIFGTTIYHSGIDIGVDYGTPIHAADSGTVIYAGWISGYGNAVIIDHGNGMQTLYGHNQSLNVSEGQSVSKGQVIAFAGSTGNSTGPHCHFEVQVNGSAVDPMGYL; via the coding sequence ATGAACAGAAAAAATCAATTTGCTTTATCGATTATCATAGCCTGCACCTTAGCCGCGTCATCTTATCAGGGGACTTTTGCCGATGATCTTGATGATCAATTACAGGATATTCAAGGTCAGATAGATGAATCACGTAATTCTCAAGCAAATTGGCAGGAGATTATTGACCAGGTAAATGTAAAGCTGAGAGCGATCCAGGTAGATCTAGATGCTGCAAATGCCAGACTCAAAGATATACAGAATCAGCAGGCACAGATCAATGCTCAGATAAAACAGACCCAGGAGGAAATCAGAAAGGCACAGGAGCATTTGCTCCAGCGCCAGAAGGTTCTGAACCAGAGAGTCCGTTCCATCTATATGCATGGCCAGCTGAACTACCTTGAAGTTATAACTGGTGCAAAGAGTTTCAGTGATTTTGCAAACCGGCTGGAACTTTTAAAACGTGTCATCAGGTCAGATTATAATTTAATATTGGAAATCCAGAATCAGAAAGCCCAAATCGAAGCTAAAGAAGAACAATTGGAAAAGGATAAGGCAAGATTAGACGCACTCGCTCAAGAAGCTCAAAAAGCACAGAGCCAGATTGCAGCTAAGAAAGCTGAACAGCAAAAAGTTCTTGATGATGCTAAAGACAATAAAGCTGCAGCTGCTCAGATGGAACAAGATTTAATTGCTGAATCTAAGAGGGTTCATAACTTGATTCAGGAACGTCTCCGCCAGCAGGAAGCTGCCAGACAAGCCGCTTCGCAGTCCGGGGGTGAAGCACCATCCTATACGCAGGGCAGCGGAGTTCTCAGCTGGCCATGCAACGGTCCAATCACTTCTCCATATGGCTACCGTGTCCATCCGATATTTGGAACGACAATCTATCACTCCGGAATTGATATAGGTGTAGATTATGGCACTCCGATTCATGCCGCTGACAGCGGAACCGTTATTTATGCCGGCTGGATCAGCGGTTACGGGAATGCAGTCATCATAGACCATGGAAACGGAATGCAGACACTTTATGGACATAACCAGTCGCTGAATGTTTCTGAAGGTCAGAGCGTTTCAAAAGGCCAGGTTATTGCCTTTGCTGGTTCTACGGGTAATTCCACGGGACCTCACTGCCATTTTGAAGTGCAGGTAAACGGTTCAGCCGTTGACCCGATGGGTTATTTATAA
- a CDS encoding DUF5693 family protein, with protein sequence MKAMHGGFVKVLTVLICIGAIAAGMISLQRNHVETAARTVEMVYDYNNIIDSASVEKKTPDELFSLYKQSGITSLAVYDETPEKLVNHNYLKVYRGSDFAFRNPSEAGMIDKDKIYIQQGSGDNSAEYFGEVKEHLNALLRPEDLEEHQIAGTDTLEVNGAYDKFMTMPLGIFKQSIKNAAAKGFYVVVRPSNIPHVTQNDVQLFLDAVSSSDKVSAVIFQGKEALGYKSQLKYLAGGLQKLKIPVVLIEAQNQLGFERQDGILDLAKYMDYDVARLYAMSKDELIKINPDEAASRFYISDIERNIRMNLFPSYKFAADGKTLSETNAGYISDVRQRLEEHGFSVGKASIMEPYFPNSIVRAIAMAGAASLCVLAFVLIFPAAFKFGYAIEIAVLLLTQGMFWLTHSVLPLQMLALGCAVCTPVVVVSLFLEYCIKQKNKAFSEISWGKLFVESVAILWIAGILSLIGALFISGLLGDIRFLLEMQIFRGVKVTFLLPIILVSIIYIQKFPFFGHVVASDRDFVQFVKKFCSIQIKLGLLAGLGILAIVGYVFIGRSGNNGAPVPAFEIALRRFLEDTMYARPREKEFLFGHPAILLSLAALYRKWPQILHYLLILAVTIGQGSMVETFAHMRSPFILSFIRGLDGLAAGTLSMVAALLGVMILARITKFFGERYGKL encoded by the coding sequence ATGAAAGCTATGCATGGTGGTTTTGTTAAGGTTTTAACAGTTTTAATATGCATTGGTGCAATTGCTGCAGGGATGATCTCCCTGCAGCGTAATCATGTAGAAACTGCTGCAAGAACCGTAGAAATGGTTTATGATTACAATAATATTATCGACAGCGCATCTGTGGAGAAAAAAACACCGGATGAGCTTTTTTCGCTTTATAAGCAAAGTGGTATAACCTCTCTGGCAGTGTATGATGAGACTCCTGAGAAATTAGTTAATCATAACTATCTGAAGGTTTACCGTGGTTCTGATTTTGCTTTTAGAAATCCTTCTGAAGCAGGCATGATCGATAAAGATAAGATTTACATTCAGCAGGGTTCAGGAGATAACAGCGCCGAATATTTCGGCGAAGTAAAAGAGCATCTTAATGCACTTCTTCGTCCTGAAGATTTAGAGGAACATCAAATTGCAGGGACTGATACGCTTGAAGTGAACGGAGCATATGATAAATTTATGACCATGCCCCTTGGCATTTTCAAGCAATCTATAAAAAATGCAGCTGCAAAAGGATTTTACGTAGTAGTAAGACCATCCAATATCCCGCATGTAACACAAAATGATGTTCAGCTGTTTTTGGATGCTGTATCGTCTTCGGATAAAGTGAGTGCTGTTATATTCCAGGGGAAAGAAGCGTTGGGATATAAAAGCCAGCTTAAATATCTTGCTGGCGGTCTCCAGAAACTTAAAATTCCCGTTGTTCTTATAGAGGCTCAGAACCAGCTCGGTTTTGAACGTCAGGACGGTATTTTGGATCTTGCAAAATATATGGATTATGATGTCGCCCGCCTGTATGCCATGTCAAAAGACGAGCTGATTAAAATCAATCCGGATGAGGCTGCATCCAGATTCTATATTTCTGATATTGAACGAAATATAAGGATGAATCTTTTCCCGTCTTACAAGTTTGCTGCTGATGGCAAGACCTTGTCTGAGACGAATGCAGGATATATTTCTGATGTCAGGCAGAGGCTTGAAGAACATGGTTTCTCAGTCGGGAAAGCTTCCATCATGGAACCATATTTCCCTAATTCCATAGTACGCGCTATTGCTATGGCAGGCGCTGCATCATTATGTGTACTTGCATTTGTTCTGATATTTCCCGCAGCATTTAAATTCGGATATGCGATTGAAATCGCTGTACTTCTTCTTACACAGGGAATGTTCTGGCTGACGCATTCTGTCCTGCCTTTGCAGATGCTTGCCCTTGGATGTGCCGTCTGCACTCCGGTAGTTGTTGTGTCCTTGTTCCTTGAATATTGCATCAAGCAGAAGAACAAAGCTTTCTCCGAAATCAGCTGGGGTAAACTCTTTGTGGAGTCCGTTGCTATTCTGTGGATTGCAGGGATTCTTTCCCTTATCGGCGCTTTGTTTATCAGCGGTCTTCTCGGTGATATCAGATTCTTGCTGGAGATGCAGATTTTCAGAGGCGTAAAGGTAACCTTTTTGCTCCCGATCATCCTTGTGTCCATTATCTATATTCAGAAATTCCCCTTCTTCGGACATGTTGTTGCATCAGACAGAGACTTTGTTCAGTTTGTCAAGAAATTCTGCTCTATCCAGATAAAGCTGGGATTATTGGCCGGGCTTGGGATTCTGGCAATTGTTGGGTATGTTTTTATAGGCCGCAGTGGTAATAACGGAGCCCCGGTACCTGCTTTTGAAATCGCATTAAGACGCTTCCTGGAAGATACCATGTATGCCCGTCCAAGAGAGAAAGAGTTTCTGTTCGGACATCCTGCCATCCTGCTGTCACTGGCTGCATTATATAGGAAATGGCCACAGATTCTGCATTATCTCTTAATTCTTGCGGTAACGATAGGGCAGGGATCCATGGTCGAAACCTTCGCACATATGCGCAGCCCCTTCATTCTGAGCTTTATCAGGGGACTGGATGGACTGGCCGCTGGCACGCTGTCCATGGTTGCAGCACTTTTGGGTGTAATGATTCTGGCAAGAATTACGAAGTTTTTTGGAGAACGATATGGCAAATTATAA
- the ftsX gene encoding permease-like cell division protein FtsX — MFSSLSYFWGETFRSLLRNRFMALASILTVTLSMFILGVFLAAVLNINHMASYLENQVEMTIYLKDGLNTNQVMDVGKQLKALPGLKEITFTNKDQAMAEFRERMKDQQGLLDAINGNPLPASYKTSFATPNQLKEAAQTVAKYKSVESVQYGQDIIEQLYKVAQVIRISGIVLIAFLAGAELFIISNTIRLTVFARRREIQIMKYVGATNGFIRWPFLFEGMIIGLIGSGIASFILWEGYKLAINEMTEAGLVFIPIIPLWPFMMYTTLIILAIGIIIGMLGSAISLRKYMKV; from the coding sequence ATGTTTAGTTCTTTATCTTATTTTTGGGGTGAAACATTTAGGTCCCTTTTAAGAAACAGATTCATGGCCCTGGCTTCCATTCTGACAGTGACGCTCTCCATGTTTATACTTGGGGTATTTCTTGCTGCTGTTCTGAATATTAACCATATGGCGTCTTATCTGGAAAATCAGGTAGAAATGACGATATATCTTAAGGATGGTCTTAATACCAATCAGGTAATGGATGTTGGGAAACAATTGAAAGCTCTTCCTGGACTCAAGGAAATTACATTCACGAACAAGGACCAAGCCATGGCTGAATTCCGCGAAAGGATGAAAGATCAGCAGGGGCTTCTGGATGCAATCAACGGCAATCCGCTTCCTGCCTCTTACAAGACGTCTTTTGCCACTCCGAATCAGCTGAAAGAAGCTGCACAAACAGTCGCAAAATATAAGAGTGTGGAAAGTGTGCAATATGGACAGGATATTATTGAACAGCTTTATAAAGTTGCTCAGGTAATAAGAATCAGCGGCATAGTTCTTATTGCATTCCTTGCAGGCGCAGAACTGTTTATTATTTCCAATACCATCCGCCTTACAGTCTTTGCAAGAAGGCGCGAAATACAGATTATGAAGTATGTCGGCGCTACTAATGGCTTCATCCGCTGGCCATTCCTCTTCGAAGGCATGATTATAGGCCTGATTGGTTCCGGTATTGCTTCTTTCATCTTATGGGAAGGCTATAAATTAGCAATCAATGAAATGACAGAGGCAGGGCTTGTATTTATTCCTATCATCCCTCTCTGGCCATTCATGATGTATACTACCTTAATCATTTTGGCTATTGGTATAATTATCGGCATGCTGGGCAGTGCAATTTCACTTCGTAAATATATGAAGGTGTAA
- a CDS encoding S41 family peptidase, with the protein MLLTGALYWFTDDPQAFIGFLRNYRTVKSDYYEPVSDRVLFEGAVNGMVKSLGDPYSTYLTGEKLNSFMQGINGEYHGIGIIIGFTIDKEPVILYVIPNSPAASAGLKSGDVLKSVDGKSIDGWEPNAISQSIQGESGTSVKIGYTRGSESFSADITRSDINIPSVSSSMASPDTGYIHIFIFAKNTPSEFKQALADLKSKGMQKLIIDLRMNPGGSIESVVDIANQILSKGPVLSYIPKNGAPKQYDIEGISNPMPMAILVDKNSASASEILAGAVQARHEGLIIGETTFGKGTIQDVILENDQNAALKISIGEYKTADGKKINKVGIMPDIKISQDGKAFEAGHDSVLQFAVEKLQDT; encoded by the coding sequence ATGCTTCTTACGGGTGCGCTGTACTGGTTTACGGATGATCCTCAGGCATTTATTGGATTCCTCCGTAATTACCGTACGGTAAAGTCGGATTATTATGAGCCTGTATCTGACAGAGTCCTGTTTGAAGGCGCTGTAAACGGAATGGTGAAATCACTGGGAGATCCATATTCAACATATCTTACTGGTGAAAAGCTGAATTCCTTCATGCAGGGGATAAACGGAGAATATCACGGTATCGGCATCATTATCGGTTTTACAATCGATAAAGAACCTGTGATATTATATGTCATTCCCAATAGCCCTGCTGCCTCAGCCGGGCTGAAATCCGGAGATGTCTTGAAATCTGTGGATGGGAAGAGCATTGATGGATGGGAACCGAATGCCATCTCCCAATCAATTCAGGGAGAATCAGGAACATCTGTCAAGATTGGATATACCAGAGGCAGTGAATCTTTTTCTGCAGATATTACCCGCTCTGATATTAATATCCCCAGCGTTTCGTCTTCTATGGCAAGTCCTGATACAGGATACATTCATATATTCATCTTCGCCAAGAATACACCATCTGAATTCAAGCAGGCATTAGCCGACCTGAAATCAAAGGGTATGCAGAAGCTCATCATTGATTTACGCATGAATCCAGGTGGTTCCATCGAATCCGTAGTGGATATTGCTAATCAGATACTGAGCAAAGGACCTGTCCTGAGTTATATCCCTAAAAATGGAGCCCCTAAGCAGTATGATATAGAGGGAATTTCAAATCCTATGCCGATGGCGATCCTTGTCGACAAAAACAGTGCCAGCGCTTCTGAAATATTAGCTGGTGCCGTTCAGGCCAGACACGAAGGTCTTATTATCGGCGAAACCACCTTTGGCAAGGGAACCATACAGGATGTCATTCTTGAAAATGATCAGAATGCTGCATTGAAGATCTCAATCGGCGAATACAAGACTGCTGATGGCAAAAAGATTAACAAGGTCGGAATTATGCCTGACATAAAGATTTCCCAGGATGGAAAAGCCTTTGAGGCCGGACATGACTCCGTGTTACAGTTTGCTGTCGAAAAACTTCAGGATACATGA
- a CDS encoding transketolase, whose product MTHLSESEIQGLKNKAKNLRIDIIKMITKANSGHTGGSLSVIDLLTLLFFKEMKVNPAQPHDKERDRLVLSKGHAAPVLYAVLADKGYFPKEELSHLRQAGHILQGHPDMKHIPGVDMTTGSLGQGISAACGMALCAKIDKASWRVYAVLGDGELEEGQVWEAAMYAGNYKLDNLTAFVDNNGLQIDGPITKVMSPLPIADKFKAFGWNVLSVNGHDMAELHDAIEEAKATKGKPTMIIMKTVKGKGIPEIENQVGWHGKAPSEEECERFIKVLEAE is encoded by the coding sequence ATGACTCATCTGAGTGAAAGTGAAATTCAGGGCCTGAAGAACAAGGCTAAAAATTTGCGTATTGATATTATAAAAATGATAACTAAAGCAAATTCGGGACATACAGGAGGCTCCTTATCTGTCATCGATCTGCTGACTTTATTGTTCTTTAAGGAAATGAAAGTGAATCCGGCTCAGCCTCATGATAAGGAAAGAGACAGACTTGTCCTCTCCAAGGGTCACGCAGCTCCGGTTCTGTATGCTGTCCTGGCTGATAAAGGATATTTCCCGAAGGAAGAATTATCTCATTTAAGACAGGCTGGTCATATCCTTCAGGGGCATCCGGACATGAAGCATATTCCGGGCGTGGATATGACAACAGGTTCCTTGGGGCAGGGAATCAGTGCTGCATGCGGCATGGCTCTCTGTGCAAAAATAGATAAAGCATCCTGGAGAGTCTATGCAGTTCTCGGCGATGGAGAATTAGAAGAAGGCCAGGTCTGGGAAGCTGCAATGTATGCAGGAAATTACAAACTGGATAATCTGACTGCATTTGTTGATAATAACGGCCTGCAGATTGACGGGCCTATTACAAAAGTCATGTCTCCGCTTCCTATTGCTGATAAATTCAAAGCTTTTGGATGGAATGTGTTATCAGTCAATGGACATGATATGGCTGAACTTCATGATGCCATTGAAGAAGCAAAAGCCACAAAGGGCAAGCCGACAATGATAATCATGAAGACTGTCAAGGGCAAAGGAATCCCTGAAATTGAAAATCAGGTTGGCTGGCATGGCAAAGCACCGTCAGAAGAGGAATGTGAAAGATTTATTAAAGTTCTGGAGGCAGAATAA